CCTTCACGTCTTCAACATTCGCTCAATcaatcaataaaatcaaatctctGGAAAAATTAGATCAGAAAACCCTAATCTTGCACCTCTTTCTCCCCGGCTGTTGAGCTGTTGAAGCTTCAATTGAtttttctttcaaaaaaaaaaaataaagcaatcTAGCAGGAAAAATGAGCAATTTGAGAACAATCTGTAGGCCGCATACTGTGTTCACGTCCTTCTTGTGTTGTAGGCACCAAGCTCGATCCAGAGTTAGGGTTTCATTTCGGAACCCTGACTTTAAGCCTCCGTTATCGCCGCCGTCTCTTTTCTCTCCTTGGCTCCATGGAAATGACACGTGGTTTCGCGTTAACCAGAGGAGAACTGTggttagggcttctagttggacCGATCAGAAATCTCCATATGAAACTCTTGGTAATCTAATCTTTCGTGGTGTTGTTTATGCTCTTTGGTTGCTGAGAAAATGGATTGGTGGTTGTATTTTGCCTTCAAGAGAGGTTTTTTGTctgagcaattttttttttaagagagtGAAATATTCTATACTTTTATTTTGTGCAATTAATTTATTCATTGGAAGTATATGTTAGAGGTGACTAACAATTTCCTGTATAATTTTATGTTCGAATGCAGAGTTGGAAAGGGGTGCGGATGAAGAGGAGATTAAGGTTGCTTACAGACGCTTGGCCAAATATTATCATCCAGATGGTTAGTTTCCTTCGTCTTTATCCATGAATTTTCAGGTAGTACTATGAACATTGTCTGCGGCTTTTAGGATAGAATAAATTTCCTACCGTAGTGTCATTCCAACTCAGACATTCGTAATCTCCCTGGTGTTTGTGAGTCCTAACCATTATTCTACATTCCTTTCTAGCATTATAACCAGATGATAGATTATACCGACTACCAAGTACTAACAGACGGTTTTGCGATTATAGGGATTTCAGCTTTATGGATTTTGTTAGGTTCTCTATTATGTCTCCTCCTCTCTTCAATCTTTTGCCAAAAAATAAAGAATGGTAAATGCTATTGGTCAATCACCTTGACTTTCACACTAGCTTATGAAATATGACTATAGGTAAGGTTCAGGATCATATGATTTCCTACTGCTTTATTTCACCTTCTCTTTTCGTTAATATTCTATAATTTCAAAAATGATTGAATAAACAGGGTGCATAATGAAACTAAACTGACCAAGGGACATCTTGGTTCTGCAAATCATCCAGTTACTGTGTGTAAATGAACCATTAGAAAATTCAGGACAGATTTTATAATCTGTATTGTGCAGATTCTTATGATATTTCTTTTCTTTCAAAAGTTTGGGAGTAATTATGATATTGAATGGGTTAGAATCTGAGCAAGCATGATCTTCTTGTGGATGCTATAATATCTCAGGTTGTTGTGTTTTTTCTTGAGCATTGTATGGCTCTATCAGGTTTTTTTGGACTCCTTAGATTTTGTAATTAGCTATAGGGTAATTTCTGCAACGCAATTCCTTTTATCTTGCGTTTGGTTATTTTCTTAAGTGCATTTTTGAATTCACCTATTTATTTACTTCCTATGTGAAAGTCTATGATGGCAGAGGGACTCTTGAGGAAGGAGAAACAGCTGAAGCTAGATTCATTAAGATTCAAGCTGCATATGAGTTGCTCATGGATGATGAGAAACGGAGACAATATGATATGGATCACAGGGTCAATCCAATGAAGGTTAGTAACAGAGAGTATGCATTATTTTGAATTTTATAGAGGAAGATTGAAAGGTCTTTCCAGACATTAATCACCATCTCCTCCAACACCCACACCCCCCACCCAACCGACCACCTGAAGAAAGATATAGATGTCATCATCTGCATCCAGAAAAAGCCGTATGCTTTGTTCACTAGAACATGTATTAGATGAAAAGTGagtgaaaatttttttgaattttaatgtAATTGTAAAACCTGGTACACCTCCCCATCTTAAAGAGGCATAAGTACTAGAGGCACAAGCAGCAGAACCATATGAGAGAATAATCATCTCCCAACTCAAAAGCAATTATGAGAAGAACACAAATTCTGTATCTTCAATCTCAGTTCATCCTTGAGTACAAGGATGATCTTCATGGGGAGGGTATTGTTAGGAACAATAGTGATGTAGAAAACTTACATCAGTGTCTTCATTTGCTTTTTTCTTTGTACTGTTTGTGCCTATTATAATAATCATAATAATCAAATCTATTGAACAATAGAAAACTTAGGCCTATTTATAGAGTTTTGCAACCCTAATCACATTAGAATTAGGAACCTTATTCAATTCTATTTTGGAATTACGAAACAAACTCTAATTAAGAATCCTATACAAATTTAtactaagaaaataataataaatctaatagaataataataatagaattccTAAATAATAGAATTATAAACTTTCTGATTCTACAATAAATATAATTCCTAAGTTTAATAATCTTCTTCCATTACTTCATGGAACGGTTAGTGGTTAGGAATTCTGTCTTGTAACTTATTTACACTTGGGAGAATTAGCTACTGACATAGATATACCATGACTCATTGTAGAGAGAAATACAAGAATTCAAGtttcttcttaagtacttgagtcaTTGTAGAGAGGAATACGAGAATTCAAGTTTCTTCTTCGGTACTTGAGTCATTGTAGAGAGGAATAAAAGAATTTCCCTCATTTTCCCTTTCTTTCTCACTGCCCAAACACCTTGGTTAAGCCACCAGAATCCTTGGGCTTAACATATTCTTTGCGTAATGGAGCTTCACTTCTCCACAATCACCGCCCTGCCAGGCTGTCCCCACACCGCAATGCATGTGCTCATGAGTAAGACGAGTAATACAAGTGTGTGTGTTTGAGAGAGAGTGGTTCCAGCTGGTTTATgtagaatgattttttttttctttattacttTTCCTCACCTTTTTTCTTTATAGAGTAATTCCCAGTTCATCCCACTAAGTCATGGCATTTTGTGTTCATTCTTACAGGCATCACAAGCATGGATGGAGTGGCTTATGAAAAAGCGAAAAGCTTTTGATCAACGGGGTGATATGGCCATTGCCGCATGGGCTGAACAACAGCAGCGTGAGATGAATCTCCGTGCGCGCCGTCTTTCTCGTTCAAAGGTACTTCAAGCATCTTTGAAATTTCTTGAGCGGCTTTAATACTCTGGAGCTCCCTTATTATCATCATCTAGATATTGCTTTTAACCTAGTTTGTCAATTTCTTAGTAAGTAGGTATGTACAATCTGCATCATATAATTATGACAACTAGTAAACCATTTTAAGAATATAAACATTTTGTACAAGTACTAAGTAGTCAACCAGTTTATAAATATTTTCCTAGTGGATAAGATCTAACCGAAGTATCAGTAGAATTTGACCTGAAAACATAGTTCTTCCAAGCTGGTTGTTAGAGGGTGGCCCCTTAGCGTTTGCTAGCAGCAAGATTTATCAATTTGAATTGTATCTTGTGATGTTGTTCATTGTTGGCACCACTgctaatcaaagcttttattaACAACTTTAATTATGCTTTTATCTTTCTATTATTTCTCATTTTCTGAAATAAATGAGACAATTAAGCCTTTTGTGGTATAGCTACCTAGCTGTACTTGTGTAACTCAAAAGTCCATGTATTTTATTGGAATTTTAGATCGACCCAGAAGAAGAGAGAAGAATCCTAGCAAGAGAGAAAAAAGCGTCTGCAGAGTATTATACCAATACTCTCAGGCGGCATACACTTGTCTTAAAGAAGAGGGACTTGATGCGGAAGAAAGCAGAGGAAGAGAAGAAAAAAGTTATTAATCAGCTTTTGGCTGCAGAAGGCCTTGAGCTGGACACAGATGACGATGAAGCTCTGTAGAGAATGATGCAGATACTAGCTTAATACTCTCGATCAGACTACACATCTTTGTTGAGATTGTGGGATATCTCAGtcgtaaaatataaaaataaaagagtAAATATAAATGGTtaaattgtaatattaatttgattaatcatTTTGATGTGTAAAATAATCTAATTACTTATATAAGtctgaattaaaatgaattaaa
This is a stretch of genomic DNA from Hevea brasiliensis isolate MT/VB/25A 57/8 chromosome 12, ASM3005281v1, whole genome shotgun sequence. It encodes these proteins:
- the LOC110647258 gene encoding ER-phagy receptor 1 translates to MSNLRTICRPHTVFTSFLCCRHQARSRVRVSFRNPDFKPPLSPPSLFSPWLHGNDTWFRVNQRRTVVRASSWTDQKSPYETLELERGADEEEIKVAYRRLAKYYHPDVYDGRGTLEEGETAEARFIKIQAAYELLMDDEKRRQYDMDHRVNPMKASQAWMEWLMKKRKAFDQRGDMAIAAWAEQQQREMNLRARRLSRSKIDPEEERRILAREKKASAEYYTNTLRRHTLVLKKRDLMRKKAEEEKKKVINQLLAAEGLELDTDDDEAL